One Synechococcus sp. PROS-9-1 DNA window includes the following coding sequences:
- the recR gene encoding recombination mediator RecR, whose protein sequence is MSGFTRPLARLIDQFERLPGIGPRTAQRLALHLLRQPEEQIHSFADALLAARSQVGECQTCFHLSAEPICEICRNPERSNGLLCVVADSRDLLALERTREYAGRYHVLGGLISPMDGIGPEMLQISSLVKRVAADEIKEVILALTPSVEGDTTSLYLARLLKPFTQVSRIAYGLPVGSELEYADDVTLSRALEGRRAVE, encoded by the coding sequence CTGAGCGGCTTCACCCGACCATTAGCACGGTTGATCGACCAGTTCGAACGTCTCCCCGGCATTGGTCCACGGACCGCACAACGGCTGGCTCTCCATTTGCTGCGCCAACCAGAAGAGCAGATCCATAGTTTTGCTGATGCTCTCTTGGCGGCAAGGAGTCAGGTGGGGGAATGCCAAACCTGTTTCCATCTCAGTGCAGAACCCATCTGTGAGATCTGCAGAAATCCAGAGCGTTCCAACGGCTTGCTTTGCGTGGTGGCTGATTCAAGGGATCTGCTCGCCCTCGAACGCACCAGAGAATATGCAGGCAGATACCACGTTTTGGGTGGCCTGATCTCTCCGATGGACGGCATCGGTCCAGAAATGCTGCAGATCAGCAGCCTCGTAAAAAGGGTCGCAGCAGACGAAATCAAAGAGGTGATCCTTGCGCTCACCCCCAGCGTGGAGGGGGATACCACCAGCCTTTACCTGGCTCGCCTACTCAAACCGTTTACGCAAGTCAGTCGAATCGCTTACGGCCTTCCAGTTGGAAGCGAACTGGAATATGCCGACGACGTCACCTTGAGTCGGGCTCTGGAAGGACGTCGAGCAGTTGAATGA
- the psbP gene encoding photosystem II reaction center PsbP, with amino-acid sequence MRFPLQVPLRSLLSVVCVVLLTACSGAGAGLNSFQSPDGRYAFLYPTGWTRVAVTGGPTVVFHDLINSDETVSLVVSDVDADNDLQTLGSAVAVGERLRRDVIAPDGSGRNAELIEAREREASGHTFYDLEYAVHLQDRDRHELATVVVDRGRLYTLATSTNESRWPRVKDLFESVITSFTLLI; translated from the coding sequence ATGCGCTTTCCGTTGCAAGTTCCGCTGCGATCGCTTCTCAGCGTTGTCTGTGTTGTGTTGCTCACCGCCTGCAGCGGTGCTGGAGCTGGCCTTAATTCGTTCCAGAGCCCTGACGGCAGATATGCCTTCCTCTATCCAACGGGTTGGACGCGAGTAGCTGTAACGGGAGGCCCCACCGTTGTTTTTCACGATCTGATCAACAGCGACGAAACCGTGAGCCTTGTGGTCTCTGATGTGGATGCTGATAACGACTTACAGACACTTGGCAGTGCTGTTGCCGTTGGCGAACGTTTGCGCCGTGACGTGATCGCCCCAGATGGCAGCGGCCGCAATGCCGAGTTGATCGAGGCAAGAGAACGGGAGGCCTCAGGTCATACGTTCTATGACCTGGAGTACGCCGTGCATCTTCAGGATCGCGATCGCCATGAGCTGGCCACCGTCGTTGTCGATCGGGGCCGCTTGTACACCCTTGCCACAAGCACGAATGAAAGCCGCTGGCCTCGCGTTAAAGACTTATTTGAATCTGTGATTACATCGTTTACATTGTTGATCTGA